From Solanum lycopersicum chromosome 8, SLM_r2.1, the proteins below share one genomic window:
- the LOC138337970 gene encoding uncharacterized protein — translation MVLDRECVLCKRAEESMEHLFIQCHYAEAIWERLLRWINAYSNMPKSWTEFIQWCTQNGKEKTGRAQIFKWILAEGTYGLWNERNKRIFEEKSKMIDEVVKEIAYMTIARFPNRIINVIKYRKI, via the coding sequence ATGGTACTTGATAGAGAGTGTGTACTATGCAAAAGGGCAGAAGAGAGTATGGAGCACTTGTTCATTCAATGTCACTATGCTGAAGCAATATGGGAGAGGCTGCTAAGATGGATCAATGCATATAGTAACATGCCAAAATCTTGGACAGAATTCATCCAATGGTGTACTCAAAATGGGAAAGAGAAGACTGGAAGAGCTCAAATATTCAAATGGATACTTGCAGAAGGAACCTATGGATTATGGAATGAAAGAAACAAGAGGATTTTTGAAGAGAAGAGTAAAATGATAGATGAAGTTGTTAAAGAGATAGCTTATATGACTATAGCTAGATTTCCCAATAGAATCATCAATGTAATTAAGTATAGAAAGATCTGA